A section of the Oryza sativa Japonica Group chromosome 1, ASM3414082v1 genome encodes:
- the LOC4325228 gene encoding protein DMP10 codes for MAASPPGAIVINMASNTNGESTAVTTNNLAPSTPKAVDESTTSSKTDVATKTVTDKVMASTANLAQLLPTGTVLAYQALSPSFTNHGECNAANKWLTAVLVGVLAGLSLFFSFTDSVVGQDGKLYYGVATRRGLNVFNMSREEEEAKKLSHSELRLRPLDFVHSFFTAMVFLTVAFSDVGLQNCFFGQNPGGNTKELLKNLPLGMAFLSSFVFLIFPTKRKGIGYNDNTPNRKAEDVTKN; via the coding sequence ATGGCGGCATCTCCTCCGGGCGCCATCGTGATCAACATGGCATCGAACACCAACGGCGAGTCCACGGCGGTGACGACCAATAACTTAGCTCCGTCGACGCCTAAGGCCGTCGATGAGTCCACGACGTCGTCGAAAACAGATGTGGCCACGAAGACGGTGACCGACAAGGTGATGGCAAGCACGGCGAACCTGGCGCAGCTGCTGCCGACGGGGACGGTGCTGGCTTACCAGGCGCTGTCGCCGTCCTTCACCAACCACGGCGAGTGCAACGCCGCCAACAAGTGGCTCACCGCCGTGCTGGTCGGCGTCCTGGCCggcctctccctcttcttctccttcacgGACAGCGTCGTCGGCCAAGACGGCAAGCTCTACTACGGCGTGGCGACACGGCGGGGATTGAACGTGTTCAACATGTcccgggaagaggaggaagcgaAGAAATTGAGTCACAGTGAGCTAAGACTACGGCCGCTGGACTTCGTGCACTCCTTCTTCACGGCGATGGTGTTCCTCACCGTTGCGTTCAGTGATGTCGGGCTGCAGAACTGCTTCTTCGGGCAGAATCCTGGCGGCAACACCAAGGAGCTCCTCAAGAACCTGCCTCTTGGCATGGCGTTCTTGTCGAGCTTCGTCTTCTTGATCTTCCCGACCAAGAGGAAGGGCATCGGATACAACGACAATACACCCAACCGCAAGGCCGAGGATGtaactaaaaattaa